In the genome of Staphylococcus durrellii, one region contains:
- a CDS encoding ABC transporter permease has protein sequence MMDFLAKNGSQLVSKTIEHFYISIIALLIAIVVAVPIGVLLSKLKRTSNIVLMIAGVLQTIPTLAVLAIMIPIFGVGKTPAIVALFIYVLLPILNNTVLGVQNIDKNIKEAGTSMGMTRFQLMKDIELPLALPLILGGIRLSSVYVISWATLASYVGAGGLGDFVFNGLNLYDPLMIVSAAVLVTALALFVDFILSFIEKWAVPKGLRVSR, from the coding sequence ATGATGGACTTTCTAGCTAAAAACGGCAGTCAGTTAGTTTCTAAAACGATAGAACATTTTTATATTTCTATCATTGCTTTACTGATTGCAATTGTTGTTGCTGTCCCTATAGGGGTGTTGTTATCAAAATTAAAACGTACTTCTAATATCGTATTAATGATTGCTGGTGTACTACAAACGATACCAACATTAGCAGTATTAGCAATTATGATTCCAATATTTGGTGTAGGAAAAACACCAGCTATTGTAGCACTATTTATCTATGTACTATTACCCATTTTGAACAATACTGTACTTGGTGTACAAAACATCGATAAAAATATAAAAGAAGCTGGTACAAGTATGGGAATGACGCGCTTTCAATTAATGAAAGATATTGAGTTGCCTCTCGCATTACCACTCATTTTAGGTGGCATACGATTATCTTCAGTATACGTAATTAGTTGGGCTACATTAGCAAGTTACGTAGGCGCTGGTGGATTAGGTGACTTTGTGTTCAATGGACTAAATTTATATGATCCATTGATGATTGTAAGTGCGGCAGTATTAGTTACGGCATTAGCACTTTTCGTAGATTTTATACTGTCTTTCATAGAAAAATGGGCAGTACCAAAAGGATTAAGAGTATCTAGATAA
- a CDS encoding osmoprotectant ABC transporter substrate-binding protein, with protein MKYLKSKLFILIICLVLLSGCGLPGLGDSKSNDDVKITAVANSESQIMAHMVRLQIEHDTKGKIQPTLINNLGSSTIQHNALVNGDANISGARYTGTDLTGALKEDPIKDPKKAMQVTQEGFKKKFHQKFFNSYGFANTYAFMVTKETAKKYNLKTVSDLEKYRNKLRLGVDSSWASRAGDGYPGFTKDYGFSFKTVRPMQIGLVYDALQSKNLDVAVGYSTDGRIAAYDLKVLKDDRKFFPPYDASAVVTDKLIKKHPEIKPSIEKLEGKISTKQMQELNYKADGKGQEPAVVAEEFLKKHNYFEKNKKGGQ; from the coding sequence ATGAAATACTTAAAAAGCAAGTTATTTATTCTCATCATATGTCTAGTTTTATTATCTGGATGTGGCTTGCCTGGATTGGGAGATAGTAAGTCAAATGATGACGTGAAAATTACTGCGGTTGCAAATAGTGAATCTCAAATCATGGCGCATATGGTGAGGTTACAAATTGAACATGATACAAAAGGTAAAATCCAACCAACACTAATTAATAATTTAGGATCAAGTACAATTCAACATAATGCATTAGTTAATGGAGATGCCAATATTTCGGGTGCACGATACACGGGTACAGATTTAACGGGCGCCTTAAAAGAAGATCCTATTAAAGATCCTAAAAAAGCTATGCAAGTTACACAAGAAGGATTTAAAAAGAAATTCCATCAGAAATTCTTCAACTCGTATGGCTTTGCTAATACTTACGCATTTATGGTAACGAAGGAAACAGCTAAAAAATATAATTTAAAAACAGTGTCAGACTTGGAAAAGTATCGTAATAAATTGCGATTAGGTGTCGATAGTTCATGGGCAAGTCGTGCTGGAGATGGTTATCCTGGATTTACTAAGGATTATGGGTTTTCTTTTAAAACTGTAAGACCGATGCAAATCGGTTTAGTGTATGATGCACTTCAATCTAAAAATTTAGACGTCGCAGTGGGATATTCTACTGACGGACGCATTGCAGCATATGATTTGAAAGTATTAAAAGATGATAGGAAATTCTTCCCACCTTATGATGCGAGTGCAGTTGTGACAGATAAACTAATAAAAAAACATCCGGAAATTAAACCTTCTATTGAGAAATTAGAAGGTAAAATTTCAACGAAACAAATGCAAGAATTAAACTACAAAGCTGACGGTAAAGGTCAAGAACCCGCAGTCGTGGCAGAAGAATTTTTAAAGAAACATAATTACTTTGAAAAAAATAAGAAAGGTGGTCAATAA
- a CDS encoding ABC transporter permease — protein sequence MSGNLLHQLIEYYSVNFGYLWELFIKHLLMSVYGVLFAAIIGIPIGIFIARYSKLSWAVISIANIIQTVPVIAMLAILMLVMGLGPTTVVVTVFLYALLPIIKNTYTGISNVDVNIKDAGKGMGMTKNQVLRMIEIPLSMSVILGGLRIALVVAIGVVAVGSFIGAPTLGDIVIRGTNATDGTTFILAGAIPIALIAIIIDIVLRVLEKNLDPSNKKSKKQPAPTTPESNI from the coding sequence ATGAGTGGAAATTTATTACATCAATTAATTGAATATTATTCTGTTAACTTTGGCTACCTATGGGAACTATTTATTAAACATTTGCTAATGTCTGTATACGGTGTATTATTCGCTGCTATTATAGGTATACCGATAGGGATATTTATTGCAAGGTATAGTAAGCTATCTTGGGCTGTTATTTCGATAGCCAATATTATTCAAACTGTACCAGTTATTGCGATGTTAGCAATTTTGATGCTTGTTATGGGCTTAGGTCCTACGACAGTAGTCGTTACGGTATTTTTATATGCCTTACTACCTATAATTAAAAATACTTACACTGGCATTAGTAACGTTGACGTGAACATTAAAGATGCCGGTAAAGGAATGGGTATGACGAAAAACCAAGTTCTAAGAATGATTGAGATTCCGTTATCAATGTCAGTCATATTAGGTGGTTTGCGTATTGCACTAGTGGTTGCAATAGGTGTTGTAGCAGTAGGTTCATTTATTGGTGCGCCTACTTTAGGTGACATTGTCATTCGAGGAACAAATGCTACTGACGGTACGACATTTATACTTGCTGGTGCGATTCCAATTGCTTTAATTGCTATAATTATTGATATTGTTTTAAGAGTCTTAGAAAAAAATTTAGATCCATCGAACAAAAAAAGTAAAAAACAACCCGCACCTACAACACCAGAATCAAACATATAA
- a CDS encoding alpha/beta hydrolase, translating into MAVMTLNYNSKTIGMHQNITIILPEDESFFNFKDEAKPLKTLMLLHGLSSDETTYIRYTSIERYANEHQLAIIMPRADHSAYSNMAFGHNYYDYILEVYDYVHQILPLSKDRANNYIAGHSMGGYGTIKFALNEGDKFSKACPLSAVFDINQLLNIEWYDFSRQAIVGEQGDITGTDLDIYHLVDAAVAKRNPIPKLLIMCGKEDFLYDDNKQFINYLGNKGIPYHFESESGQHDYAYWDKAIKKVIEWCTED; encoded by the coding sequence TTGGCAGTTATGACGCTAAATTATAATTCGAAAACGATTGGTATGCATCAAAATATCACAATTATTTTACCTGAAGATGAGAGTTTTTTTAATTTTAAGGATGAAGCGAAACCATTAAAAACTTTAATGTTATTACATGGTCTATCGAGTGATGAAACGACGTATATCCGTTATACAAGTATTGAAAGGTATGCTAATGAACATCAATTAGCAATCATTATGCCTCGTGCAGATCATAGTGCTTATAGTAATATGGCATTTGGTCATAATTATTACGACTATATTTTAGAAGTATATGATTATGTCCATCAAATATTACCATTGTCCAAAGACAGAGCTAATAATTATATTGCAGGTCACTCAATGGGTGGTTATGGCACAATTAAATTTGCATTAAATGAAGGAGATAAATTTAGTAAAGCATGCCCTTTATCTGCAGTTTTTGATATTAACCAATTATTAAATATTGAGTGGTATGACTTTTCTCGACAAGCCATTGTGGGTGAACAAGGTGATATAACTGGAACTGATTTAGACATTTATCACCTTGTAGATGCAGCTGTCGCCAAACGAAATCCTATACCAAAGCTACTTATTATGTGTGGCAAGGAAGATTTTCTATATGATGATAATAAGCAATTTATTAATTATTTAGGTAATAAAGGTATTCCATATCATTTTGAGAGTGAAAGTGGTCAACACGATTATGCTTATTGGGATAAAGCTATTAAAAAAGTTATTGAATGGTGTACCGAAGATTAA